The DNA region CGACGACCTGCAATTCCTGCAGGGCAAGTCGACGCAGGCCGAGTTCTGCCACACGCTGAACGCGCTGATCGATGCCGGCCGTCAGGTCGTGATCGCGGCCGACCGCCCGCCGTCGGATCTGGAGAGCCTCGATGACCGCGTGCGCTCGCGGCTCGCCGGCGGCCTCGTGGTCGAAATGGGCTCGCTCGGCGAGGAACTGCGGCTCGGCATCCTCAAGTCGCGCGTGGCCGCGGCCCGTGCCCACCATGCGACCTTCGAAGTGCCGGAGGAGGTGCTCGACTATCTGGCGCGCACCATCACCCATAACGGCCGCGACCTCGAAGGCGCGATCAACCGCCTGCTGGCGCATTCCAAGCTCAACAACCAGCCGGTCACCCTGGAGATGGCCGAGCGCGAGGTGCGCGACCTGATCCGCCCGCAGGAACCGAAGCGGATCAAGATCGAGGACATCCAGCGCGTGGTGGCGCGGCAATACAATGTCAGCCGCTCCGACCTGCTGTCGTCCCGCCGCACCGCCAACGTGGTGCGTCCGCGCCAGGTTGCGATGTACCTGGCGAAGACGCTGACCCTGCGCTCGCTGCCGGAGATCGGCCGGCGCTTCGGCGGCCGCGACCACACCACGGTGCTGCACGCCGTGCGCAAGATTGAGGCACTGGTCGCCAAGGACATCGCGCTCTCGGAAGAGGTCGAATCGCTGAAACGCCAGTTGCAGGAATAAGCCTGCCGCGCAAGATCGCCTGCGCCATCGCCCGCTCCCTTTGCATTGGGGCGGGCGAATGCTTTTTCAGGTCCAAAACGTGGGGGAACGGCCGCCGTTTCCCTTGCGCCGGCCCGCCATCCGCGCCACCTTGCGGTCCCCCCGTGGGTTTGATCAAATCCGATATTGATCCGGCTTTTCGGGTTTCAACGCCGCGGTGCTGCCATCAACGGCCGCCCGGCTCTTCCTCTGAGGGATCTGGCGGGTATTGCAATGAAGGTCACCGTCGAGCGCGCGCAACTCTTGAAATCGCTGGGTCACGTCCATCGCGTGGTCGAGCGCCGCAACACCATCCCGATCCTCGGTAACGTCTTGATCCGTGCCGCGGGCAGCGAGCTGTCGCTGAAGGCGACCGACCTCGACCTCGAGGTGACGGAGACGCTGGCCGCGGAAACCGGAACCGCCGGCTCGACCACCGTGCCCGCGCACATGTTCTACGACATCGTCCGCAAATTGCCCGACGGCTCGCAAATCGTGCTGGAGGCCGACGGCGACCGCTCGGTGCTCGCGGTGCGCGCCGGCCGCTCCCGCTTCACGCTGCAGACGCTGCCGGAGAGCGATTTCCCGGATCTCGCCGCTGGCGAGATGACGCATTCGTTTGCGCTGCCGGCCTCCGACATCAAGCGGCTGATCGATCGCACCCAGTTTGCGATCTCGACCGAAGAGACCCGCTACTATCTCAACGGCATCTATCTGCACGCGGCCGGCAGTGCCAAGGCGGCGACCCTGCGCGGCGTCGCCACCGACGGCCACCGCCTGGCGCAGATCGACCTCACGCTGCCGAAGGGCGCGACCGGCATGCCCGGCGTGATCGTGCCGCGCAAGACGGTCGGCGAGGTGCAGCGGCTGATCGAGGGCGACGCCGAGGAGATCCAGATCGAGCTGTCGCAGGGCAAGATCCGCTTCACGCTCGGCCATGTGGTGCTGACCTCGAAGCTGATCGACGGCACCTTCCCGGATTACGGCCGGGTCATCCCGCAAAACAACGACAAGGAACTGGTCGTCGACAAGAAGGATTTCGAGGCCGCGGTCGATCGCGTCTCCACCATCTCCTCCGAACGCGGCCGCGCAGTAAAGCTCGCTTTGTCCGCAGGCAAGCTGGTGCTCTCGGTCACCAACCCGGATAGCGGCAGCGCCACCGAGGAGATCGAGGTCGAATACGCCTCCGACGCCCTCGATATCGGCTTCAACTCGCGCTATCTGCTCGACATCGCCGCCCAGATCGAAGGCGAAGTCGCGGTGCTGCGGCTCGCCGACCCCGGCTCGCCGACCCTTGTGCAGGACAAGGACCACAAGGGCGCGCTCTACGTGCTGATGCCGATGCGGGTGTGATCGCATCTTCTCCTTGTCTGCGTCGTCACTAGATTGCGTCATGGCCGGGCTCGTCCCGGCCATCCACGTCTTGGCCGCAAGCAGGCGTGAGTGTCCGGCAATGACAGAGCAACCATGACCCCGTCCCGCATTCACCGCCTGTCGCTGACGCATTTCCGCAACTACCGGGCGGCGGCGCTGCAGGTCGCGGGTGATCTGGTGGTGCTGGTGGGCCCGAACGGCGCCGGCAAGACCAATTGCCTGGAGGCGATCTCCTTCCTGTCGCCGGGCCGCGGTCTGCGCCGGGCGACGCTGGAGGACATCGCCGACAATCAGGGCAACGGCTCCTGGGCGGTGTCGGCGGAGGTCGAGGGGGCGCTCGGGCTCGCGACACTCGGCACCGGCATCGATGCGCCGACCGGCGAGACGAACGGCAATTCCAGGCGCTGCCGGATCGACCGCGAGCCGGTGGGCTCCGCCACCGCATTCGGCGACCATTTGCGTATGGTCTGGCTGACGCCGTCGATGGACGGCCTGTTCATGGGCGCGGCGTCCGAACGGCGGCGCTTCTTCGATCGCCTGGTGCTGGCGATCGATTCCGAGCATTCCAGCCGGGTCTCGGCGCTGGAGCGCTCGCTGCGCTCGCGCAACCGGCTGCTCGAGGTGCGCAATTACGACGACCATTGGTGTGGCGCGATCGAACGCGAGACCGCAGAGCTTGCGGTCGCGGTCGCGGCCTTACGCGGCCAGACCGCGGCGAAACTCGCGGTGATGCTGCGCGAGCGCGGCGCGGCCTCGGCGTTCCCATCCGCCGAGATCGCGCTCGACGGCTGGATGGAGAATGCGCTGCTCGGTGAGCCCGCGACCGCGGTCGAGGACCGCTACCGCGAGATCCTGCGCACGAGCCGCCCACGCGACGCCGCCGCCGGCCGCACGCTCGACGGTCCGCATCTGACCGATTTGCAGGTGGTCTACGCGCCGAAGCACATGCCGGCGCGCGATGCCTCGACCGGCGAGCAGAAGGCTCTTCTGATCGGCCTGGTGCTGGCGCACGCCACGATGGTGGCGGAGATGACCGGCATCGTGCCGCTGCTGCTGCTCGACGAGGTCGTCGCCCATCTCGATCCCGCCAGGCGCAAGGCGCTGTTCGTGGAACTCGGCAAGCTCGGCGCGCAGGTCTGGATGACCGGTGCGGATCCCGCCGGTTTCGTCGACATCGGCCCAACCGGCGAGATTTTCGACGTCGAATCCGGCCGCGCCACACGGCGCAGCTGAAGCCGCGCGAGGGCCGTCCGAACGGCTGCGGATCCGGCTTCGAATCAAGCATTTCCGACGCCTCGGAATCGGCCTTTTGCGGCCTTGAAACAGGGCTAAAAAATCCTATTTATTCAATAGTTTGTGGATACAGACTTTGCGCTAGGCGCAACCCCTCTTTCATGGCACAAATAGCGTAATCAGCGCCTCATATTGCGCAGCTGATTCGGGACATCCTCGAAGGCCTCACATGACAGAACCTGCCCGGCAGACTCCTGCCGAACCTGAGCATCCCATTCCGGTCGAATATGGCGCGGAATCGATCCGGGTGCTGAAGGGCCTCGATGCCGTGCGCAAGCGGCCGGGCATGTATATCGGCGACACCGATGACGGCTCCGGCCTGCACCACATGGTCTACGAAGTCGTCGACAACGCCATCGACGAGGCGTTGGCGGGCCATGCGAGCCGCGTGCTCGTCACCCTCAACGCCGACAACTCCGTCACCGTGTACGACGACGGCCGCGGCATCCCGGTCGACATCCACAAGGGCGAAGGCATCTCGGCGGCCGAGGTCATCATGACCCAGCTCCATGCCGGCGGAAAATTCGACCAGAATTCCTACAAGGTCTCCGGCGGCCTGCACGGCGTCGGCGTCTCCGTCGTCAACGCGCTGTCGAGCAAGCTCGAGCTGCGGGTCTGGCGCGACGACAAGGAGCACTACATCGAATTCGCCCATGGCGATGCGGTCGCACCGCTGAAAGTGGTCGGCGACGGCCACGGCAAACGCGGCACCGAGGTCACCTTCCACGCCTCCACCGAGACCTTCAAGAACATCGAATACGACTTTGCGACGCTGGAGCATCGGCTGCGCGAGCTCGCCTTCCTCAATTCCGGCGTCAACATCGTGCTCTCCGACATGCGCCACGCGGTCGAGAAGCGCGAGGAGATGCACTATTCCGGCGGCGTCGAGGAGTTCGTCAAATATCTCGACCGCAACAAGAAAGCGATCGTGCCGGCGCCGATCATGGTGCGTTCGGAGGCCAACGGCATCGGCGTCGAGGCCGCGCTGTGGTGGAACGACAGCTACCACGAGAACGTGCTGTGCTTCACCAACAACATCCCGCAGCGGGACGGCGGCACCCATCTGGCCGGCTTCCGCGGCGCGCTGACGCGCCAGGTCAACGGCTATGCCGAGGCCAATGCCAAGAAGGAAAAGATCGCGCTGACCGGCGACGACTGCCGCGAAGGCCTCACCGCGGTGCTGTCGGTCAAGGTGCCCGACCCGAAGTTCTCGTCGCAGACCAAGGACAAGCTGGTGTCCTCGGAAGTGCGCCCGGTGGTCGAGAACGTCCTCAACGAGGCGCTGGCCGCCTGGTTCGAGGAGAACCCGAAGGAAGCCAAGGAGATCGTCGGCAAGGTGATCCAGGCCGCGGCGGCGCGCGAGGCTGCCCGCAAGGCGCGCGAACTGACGCGGAAAAATCCGCTCAGCGTCTCCTCGCTGCCCGGCAAGCTCGCCGACTGCCAGGAGAAGGATCCGGCCAAATCCGAATTGTTCATCGTCGAGGGTGACTCGGCCGGCGGCAGCGCCAAGCAGGGCCGCAACCGCGAGTTCCAGGCGGTGCTGCCGCTGCGTGGCAAGATCCTCAATGTCGAGCGCGTGCGTCCCGACAAGATGCTGTCGAGCGAGCAGATCGGCACGCTGATCACCGCGCTCGGCACCGGCATCAGCGACGATTTCGCAGTCGACAAGCTGCGCTATCACAAGATCATCGTGATGACCGACGCCGACGTCGACGGCGCCCATATCCGCACGCTGCTGCTGACGTTCTTCTACCGTCAAATGCGGGCGATCATCGATGGCGGCTTCCTCTATATCGCCCAGCCGCCGCTCTACAAGGTTTCGCGCGGCAAGTCCGAGCAGTACCTGAAGGACGAGCGCGCGCTCGAGGACTATCTGATCTCGACGGGGCTCGACGAATGCGTGTTCAAACCGGCCTCCGGCGACGACCGCTCCGGCCGGGATCTGCTGTCGCTGGTCGAGGAAGCCCGCATCATTCGCTCCGTGCTGCGCAACATGCACAGCCGGTACAATCGCGCGGTGATCGAGCAGGCGGCGATCGCAGGCGTGCTGAGCCCGAAGATCACCGGCGACGTCGCCACCGCGAAATCGGCAGCCGACTACATTGCCATGCGGCTGGACGCACTGGCCGACGAGGTGGAACGCGGCTGGGTTGGCGACTTCATCGAAGGCCACGGCTTCCAGTTCGAGCGCACGGTGCGCGGCGTCAAGGAAGTCGCAGTGATCGACGACGCGTTCCTTGGCTCGGCGGATGCACGCAAGCTCGACGAATATGCCAAGAAGCTGCAGGAAATTTACGCGCGGGCCGGCAAGCTTCGGCGCAAGGATGCAGAGCAGGCCATCCATGGCCCGATTGATCTTTTCGAGGCTGTGACCGATGCCGCCCGCAAGGGCGTCTCGCTGCAGCGCTACAAGGGCCTCGGCGAGATGAATCCGGAGCAGCTCTGGCAGACCACGCTCGATACCAATGCCCGTTCGCTGCTCCAGGTGAAGGTCAAGGAGGTCGACGAGGCCGACGATATCTTCACCAAACTGATGGGCGACGTGGTAGAACCGCGCCGCGACTTCATCCAGGAACACTCGCTCAGCGCCACCATCGATATCTAAGGGGCCTTTCTCCGCGTGCCGCCGATCCAGTACATCGTAGAAGGCGGCCGCCGGCTCTCCGGCACCATCGAGCCGTCCGGCAACAAGAATTCCGCGTTGCCGATCATCGCCGCGGCGCTGTTGACCGAGCACCCGGTGACGCTGACCAATGTGCCGCGGATCCGCGACACCGAGACCCTGGTCGAGCTGTGCCGTTCGGTCGGCGCGAGCGCCGAATGGACCGAGCGCAACACGCTGCAGATCCACGCCAGGGAGATCCGCGCCGCCGATCTCGATCCCGATCTGTGCGCACGCATCCGTGCCTCGATCCTGCTGGCGGGGCCGCTGCTCGCGCGCTGCGGTGAGGTGGCCTTGCCGCCGCCCGGCGGCGATGTGATCGGCCGGCGACGTCTCGATACGCATTTCCTCGCCTTCGAGCAGCTCGGCGCCACCGTGACCGCGACCCACCGGCTCGAATTCCGCGCCTCGCGGCTGAAGGGCGCCGACGTGTTCCTCGACGAGCCCAGCGTCACCGCGACCGAGAACGCGCTGGTGGCCGCCGTGGCCGCCCGCGGCACCACCTATCTGCGCAACGCGGCCTCCGAACCACATGTGCAGGACCTCGCGAATTTCCTGGTCGCGCTCGGTGCCAAGATCGAGGGCATCGGCACCAACACCATCACCATTCACGGGCCGGCGACGCTCGGCGGGACGACCTTCGCGATCCAGCCCGATCATATCGAGGTCGGCTCGCTGATCGGCCTTGCCGCGGTGACGCGCTCGCCGCTGCGCATTGCCCGCGCCGGCGTCGAGCACCTGCGCTCGATCCGGATGGGTTTTGAGCGGCTCGGCATCGTCTGCGGCGTCGAGGGCGACGATCTCGTCGTGCCGTCGAACCAGACCATGAAGATCCACGACGATTTCGGCGGCCACGTACCGAAGCTCGAGGATCAGCCCTGGCCGGCCTTCCCGGCGGACCTGATGTCGATCGCGATCGTCACCGCGACGCAGTGCGACGGCGTCATCCTCATGTTCGAGAAGATGTTCGAATCGCGGATGTTCTTCGTCGACAAGCTCATTGCAATGGGCGGCCGCATCGTGCTGTGCGACCCGCATCGCGCCATCGTCGCTGGTCCGAGCCGCCTGCGCGGCGCGCCGATGACCTCGCCCGATATCCGCGCCGGCATGGCAATGCTGCTCGCTGCTGTCTGCGCCGAGGGCACCTCCACGATCAACAATGCCGACCAGATCGAGCGCGGCTACGAGCGGATCGAAGAGCGGCTGAACGCGCTCGGCGCCAAGATCAAGCGAGTCCCGGCGCGAGCTTGATCGCCTGCGGCAGCTTGATTGCCTGCGGCAGCTTGGCCATGCTTTTGGCCGGCTTGCCGTGCTAAGCATCTCGCCATGACCTCCATCGGCAAGATCGCCCCGGCCGCGACGCGCGCGGCGGCCGTCCCTCGCAATCTGCTCGCGGCCGAGCTTGCGGAAACGCTGAAGCTCGCGGTGCCGCTGGCGCTGACCCAGCTCGGGCAGATCGCGATGATGACGACCGATCTCGCCTTCATCGGACGCCTCGGCAGCGAGACCGTCGCCGCCGCGGCGCTGGCGCACACCGTGTATTTCGTCAGCTTCACCATCGGCATGGGGATGGTCTCGGCGGTCTCGCCATTGGCCGCGCAGGCCTTCGGCGCCCGCGACCCGCATATGATGCGGCGCGCGCTGCGGGTCGGGCTCTGGGTCGCCTTCCTGATGGTGCTGCCGCTGATGGTGTTGCCATTCCAAGGCGAGCGCATCCTGCTCGCGCTCGGCCAGGCCCCGCTCACCGCGCATCTCGCGCAGCAATATCTGTTTGGCCTCGCCTGGGGAATCCTCCCCGCGCTGTGGTTCATCGCGCTGCGCGGTTTCATGAGTGCGGTGAACCGGCCGGAGCCGGTGCTGTGGATCACGCTTGCGGCAATTCCCGCCAATGCGCTGATGGTCTATCTCTTGCTCTACGGCAAATGGGGCATGCCCGAGCTCGGCCTGTTCGGCGCCGGGCTTGCGACCACGCTGGTCAATCTCGGCACCTTCCTCGCCGGCGCATGGTTTTGCGCAGAGCGTCGGCCATTCCGCAAATATCATGTGTTCAGCCGCATCTGGCGCATCGACTGGCCGCTGATGGGCAAACTGGTCGGCGTCGGCGCGCCGATCGCGATCGCCTTTCTGCTGGAGTATGGGTTGTTCGGCGCAGCCGGCCTCTTGATGGGGCTGATCAGCACCACGGCGCTCGCGGCACATCAGATCGCGCTGCAGATCGCGGCGATCCTGTTCATGGTGCCGTTCGGCGTCAGCATGGCGGCGACCGTGCGGGTCGGCCACGCGGTCGGCCGCCGCGACGCCGACGCGGTCCGCCGCGCCGGCTATGTCGCGGTTGCGCTGAGCGGCATCTTCATGAGCGTCATGACGCTCGCGGTGATCCTGGCACGTTTCGAGATCGCCGCGCTGTTCCTCGGCGAGGCCTCCGACACCACGGCGCAGCTCACCGCGACCTTGCTTTTGATCGGCGCGACCTTCTTCATCGCCGACGGCGTCCAGACCACCAGCGCCGGCGCGCTGCGTGGCATGAACGACACCAAGGTGCCACTGCTGTTCGCCACCATCAGCTACTGGCTGGTCGGATTCGCCTCGGCCTACGCGCTCGCCTTCTGGCTCAAGCTCGATGCCGCTGGTGTCTGGATCGGGCTGTCGCTCGGGACCGCGGTCTATGCCGCCCTCCTGATCTTGCGTTTCCGTTTGCTGGCGCGCAGATTGCGTCGATGAAGGTCGACGAAGTCACACCGAAGACGGATTCCAGCGCCCTGCTCGCAGGCGCCCAGTTCATCGATGCGTTCCGCATCGAGACCGCGCAGCCCGATCTCGACGCCCGGCGCGCAACCGAGGCGATGGTTGCGAGGCAGGCACGCTGGATCAAACTGTTGACCAGGCTGCGCAACATCCTGGTCACGCCGTTCGGCCTGAAAACGTCGGGCGCCGAACCGGGCGTGTCGCGCGACATGATCGGATTATTCCCGGTCGTCAGCGAAACGCCGGAGCGGCTGGTGGCGGGCTTCAATGACAAGCATCTGGACTTCCGGCTGGTGGTCGATGTCGATGCCGCGGGCACCGGCCGCAATGTCACGGCGACCACGCTGGTGCTGACCCACAACTGGCTCGGACGCGCCTATCTCGCTGTGATCGCGCCGTTTCACCGCCTGATCGTGCCGTCGATGCTGCGCAAGATCGCGGATTAGCTCGGCCGAACGCAAATCACGCCGCGCTCTTCGGTGCGGCATCCGCGACGATCTTCTCCGATGCCTCCTCGCTGGTGCACCAATTGTCGTGGCAGCGCTTGAGGTCGTTGAGGTTCTGTCGCATCTGCTCGAGCGAGAAGCCGAGCGCGAAGAAGCGCTCCATGGCATCGACCGGGAGGCCACGGGTCAGGCCCTCGCTGCGCACGGCGGCGACCTCGTCGCTATAGGCGTGCAGCGCCGCCTCGACCGGCGCCATGTCAGCCGTGCCGGTACCGGCGCGCAAGGAGGTCGCGACCGTCTTCATGTAGGTGACGATCGCATTGCTGACATCCGCCAGCGGCCGCGCCAGCCGGGTCTGGATATCGGCCGGGAGCGGTGTGACGGAGGCCCGTCCGATCATCACGACGTCGTGCCGCAGCCGCTGGATCGTCCGCAGCAATGGACCGGTCTCCGGCCCGGACGACAGATGCATCGAACGCTCGCGCTCGGCCTCCATGCCGGTCGTGTGCAGATTGGTCACGGCCGTGCCGATGCCGTCCTGGATCCGATGCAGCGCGTCGTTGTCGAGGCCTCGGGTCAGGCCGGCCAGCAGCTCGGCGAACGCGGCCGCGAGCAGCTCCAGCAGCTTCGATCCATTGACCCGGATCTGGCTGACCGCGCGCGACGGCAGCACCAGGAACGAGATCGCAAGCCCGGTGAGCGCCCCGACCGTGACCTCCAGCACGCGGTCGATTGCGGAATCCAGCGGATTGGATTGATGCATGGTCGGCAGCAGCAGCACGATCACCGCCGTCACCGTCGCCGAGTTCAGGCTGGGATTGAGCGAGGCGATGAAGGCCAGCGGCACGATCGCCAGCACCAGCAGCGCCAAGAGGCTGCCTTCGCCGGAATGCGGAATCAGCACGGCGATCGCGCCGCCATAGATGGCGCCGCCGATGGTGCCGAGCATGTAATCGCGCGTCGCCTTCAGCGAGCGGCCGACGCTCATCTGGGTCACGATCAACGAGGTCAGCACCGCCCAGAGCGGTAACATGAGATGAAACGCGACCGCGATCGCATAGGCCGCCACCCCCGAGGCCGCGATCCGGACCGCCAGCGCCAGCTGCGTCTTGCGGGCCCAAAGTCTGTCGAACATGCGTTTTGCGAAGGTGCTCATGCAGCGTGATCCGGAATTAATCGGGTGCCCCGTGTTAAACCATTGCGAGCATGGCTGCTGCCCGCGGCGGCAAGTCGGCTTGAACGGGTGCACCGTCCCGCCTACCCTGCGCCGCAAAATTGAGGAAACACGATGGCCCACGAAACCGCAACGCTCGCCGCCTATGTCGCCGGCCTGAAATATCAGGACATCCCGCCCGAGGTGCCGGAACGCGCCAAGGTGCTGACGCTGGATTTCCTCGGTAGCGCCATCCGCGCCCGCCGCGATGCGGAATCGACGCCCTCGCTGATGAAGATGCTGGAGGCCTTGGCGCTGGACGGCAAGGGCGAGGCCACCGTGTTCGGCGATGCGAAGACCTGGACGCCTGCGGTGGCGGCGCTGCTCAACGGCGCGCTTGGCCATTCGCTGGATTTCGACGACACCCATGCCGATTCCTCGCTGCATCCGAGTGCACCGGTGGTGCCCGCCGCGTTCGCGGTCGGCGAGATGGTTGGCGCCTCCGGCCGCGACGTGTTGACTGCGATCGTGGCCGGCTACGAGGTGTGCTGCCGGCTCGGCAACGCGCTCGACCCGACCTCGCATTACGCCCGCGGCTTCCACCCGACCGCGACCGCAGGCACCTATGGCGCGGCGGCAGCGGCCGCCAAGCTGTTCGAGCTCTCGGAAGCGCAGATCGTCTCGGCGTTCGGCGTCTCCGGCAGCCAGGCCGCCGGTTCGCTGCAATTCCTTGTCAACGGCGCCTGGAACAAGCGCTACCAGGTCGGCGCCGCCGCGATGAACGGCGTGATCGCGGCGACC from Bradyrhizobium genosp. L includes:
- the dnaA gene encoding chromosomal replication initiator protein DnaA, which produces MTNTEQDRWSRVKGRLRTTVGEDVYSSWFARMDLESVHDESVRLSVPTRFLKSWIQAHYTDRVLACWQAEMPEVHRIDLTVRSAIRPVAPVKEAPAAVEARPVARTDGRPAPELRSFATAPVSANHDALGGSPLDPRLTFASFVVGRSNTLAHAAARQVAEGRRGDPVMFNPLYIHAGVGLGKTHLLQAVTWAGNSGTERKVLYLTAEKFMYGFVAALKTQTALAFKEALRGIDVLVIDDLQFLQGKSTQAEFCHTLNALIDAGRQVVIAADRPPSDLESLDDRVRSRLAGGLVVEMGSLGEELRLGILKSRVAAARAHHATFEVPEEVLDYLARTITHNGRDLEGAINRLLAHSKLNNQPVTLEMAEREVRDLIRPQEPKRIKIEDIQRVVARQYNVSRSDLLSSRRTANVVRPRQVAMYLAKTLTLRSLPEIGRRFGGRDHTTVLHAVRKIEALVAKDIALSEEVESLKRQLQE
- the dnaN gene encoding DNA polymerase III subunit beta gives rise to the protein MKVTVERAQLLKSLGHVHRVVERRNTIPILGNVLIRAAGSELSLKATDLDLEVTETLAAETGTAGSTTVPAHMFYDIVRKLPDGSQIVLEADGDRSVLAVRAGRSRFTLQTLPESDFPDLAAGEMTHSFALPASDIKRLIDRTQFAISTEETRYYLNGIYLHAAGSAKAATLRGVATDGHRLAQIDLTLPKGATGMPGVIVPRKTVGEVQRLIEGDAEEIQIELSQGKIRFTLGHVVLTSKLIDGTFPDYGRVIPQNNDKELVVDKKDFEAAVDRVSTISSERGRAVKLALSAGKLVLSVTNPDSGSATEEIEVEYASDALDIGFNSRYLLDIAAQIEGEVAVLRLADPGSPTLVQDKDHKGALYVLMPMRV
- the recF gene encoding DNA replication/repair protein RecF (All proteins in this family for which functions are known are DNA-binding proteins that assist the filamentation of RecA onto DNA for the initiation of recombination or recombinational repair.) — its product is MTPSRIHRLSLTHFRNYRAAALQVAGDLVVLVGPNGAGKTNCLEAISFLSPGRGLRRATLEDIADNQGNGSWAVSAEVEGALGLATLGTGIDAPTGETNGNSRRCRIDREPVGSATAFGDHLRMVWLTPSMDGLFMGAASERRRFFDRLVLAIDSEHSSRVSALERSLRSRNRLLEVRNYDDHWCGAIERETAELAVAVAALRGQTAAKLAVMLRERGAASAFPSAEIALDGWMENALLGEPATAVEDRYREILRTSRPRDAAAGRTLDGPHLTDLQVVYAPKHMPARDASTGEQKALLIGLVLAHATMVAEMTGIVPLLLLDEVVAHLDPARRKALFVELGKLGAQVWMTGADPAGFVDIGPTGEIFDVESGRATRRS
- the gyrB gene encoding DNA topoisomerase (ATP-hydrolyzing) subunit B, with protein sequence MTEPARQTPAEPEHPIPVEYGAESIRVLKGLDAVRKRPGMYIGDTDDGSGLHHMVYEVVDNAIDEALAGHASRVLVTLNADNSVTVYDDGRGIPVDIHKGEGISAAEVIMTQLHAGGKFDQNSYKVSGGLHGVGVSVVNALSSKLELRVWRDDKEHYIEFAHGDAVAPLKVVGDGHGKRGTEVTFHASTETFKNIEYDFATLEHRLRELAFLNSGVNIVLSDMRHAVEKREEMHYSGGVEEFVKYLDRNKKAIVPAPIMVRSEANGIGVEAALWWNDSYHENVLCFTNNIPQRDGGTHLAGFRGALTRQVNGYAEANAKKEKIALTGDDCREGLTAVLSVKVPDPKFSSQTKDKLVSSEVRPVVENVLNEALAAWFEENPKEAKEIVGKVIQAAAAREAARKARELTRKNPLSVSSLPGKLADCQEKDPAKSELFIVEGDSAGGSAKQGRNREFQAVLPLRGKILNVERVRPDKMLSSEQIGTLITALGTGISDDFAVDKLRYHKIIVMTDADVDGAHIRTLLLTFFYRQMRAIIDGGFLYIAQPPLYKVSRGKSEQYLKDERALEDYLISTGLDECVFKPASGDDRSGRDLLSLVEEARIIRSVLRNMHSRYNRAVIEQAAIAGVLSPKITGDVATAKSAADYIAMRLDALADEVERGWVGDFIEGHGFQFERTVRGVKEVAVIDDAFLGSADARKLDEYAKKLQEIYARAGKLRRKDAEQAIHGPIDLFEAVTDAARKGVSLQRYKGLGEMNPEQLWQTTLDTNARSLLQVKVKEVDEADDIFTKLMGDVVEPRRDFIQEHSLSATIDI
- the murA gene encoding UDP-N-acetylglucosamine 1-carboxyvinyltransferase, encoding MPPIQYIVEGGRRLSGTIEPSGNKNSALPIIAAALLTEHPVTLTNVPRIRDTETLVELCRSVGASAEWTERNTLQIHAREIRAADLDPDLCARIRASILLAGPLLARCGEVALPPPGGDVIGRRRLDTHFLAFEQLGATVTATHRLEFRASRLKGADVFLDEPSVTATENALVAAVAARGTTYLRNAASEPHVQDLANFLVALGAKIEGIGTNTITIHGPATLGGTTFAIQPDHIEVGSLIGLAAVTRSPLRIARAGVEHLRSIRMGFERLGIVCGVEGDDLVVPSNQTMKIHDDFGGHVPKLEDQPWPAFPADLMSIAIVTATQCDGVILMFEKMFESRMFFVDKLIAMGGRIVLCDPHRAIVAGPSRLRGAPMTSPDIRAGMAMLLAAVCAEGTSTINNADQIERGYERIEERLNALGAKIKRVPARA
- a CDS encoding MATE family efflux transporter gives rise to the protein MTSIGKIAPAATRAAAVPRNLLAAELAETLKLAVPLALTQLGQIAMMTTDLAFIGRLGSETVAAAALAHTVYFVSFTIGMGMVSAVSPLAAQAFGARDPHMMRRALRVGLWVAFLMVLPLMVLPFQGERILLALGQAPLTAHLAQQYLFGLAWGILPALWFIALRGFMSAVNRPEPVLWITLAAIPANALMVYLLLYGKWGMPELGLFGAGLATTLVNLGTFLAGAWFCAERRPFRKYHVFSRIWRIDWPLMGKLVGVGAPIAIAFLLEYGLFGAAGLLMGLISTTALAAHQIALQIAAILFMVPFGVSMAATVRVGHAVGRRDADAVRRAGYVAVALSGIFMSVMTLAVILARFEIAALFLGEASDTTAQLTATLLLIGATFFIADGVQTTSAGALRGMNDTKVPLLFATISYWLVGFASAYALAFWLKLDAAGVWIGLSLGTAVYAALLILRFRLLARRLRR
- a CDS encoding DUF2867 domain-containing protein, which codes for MKVDEVTPKTDSSALLAGAQFIDAFRIETAQPDLDARRATEAMVARQARWIKLLTRLRNILVTPFGLKTSGAEPGVSRDMIGLFPVVSETPERLVAGFNDKHLDFRLVVDVDAAGTGRNVTATTLVLTHNWLGRAYLAVIAPFHRLIVPSMLRKIAD
- a CDS encoding FUSC family protein produces the protein MSTFAKRMFDRLWARKTQLALAVRIAASGVAAYAIAVAFHLMLPLWAVLTSLIVTQMSVGRSLKATRDYMLGTIGGAIYGGAIAVLIPHSGEGSLLALLVLAIVPLAFIASLNPSLNSATVTAVIVLLLPTMHQSNPLDSAIDRVLEVTVGALTGLAISFLVLPSRAVSQIRVNGSKLLELLAAAFAELLAGLTRGLDNDALHRIQDGIGTAVTNLHTTGMEAERERSMHLSSGPETGPLLRTIQRLRHDVVMIGRASVTPLPADIQTRLARPLADVSNAIVTYMKTVATSLRAGTGTADMAPVEAALHAYSDEVAAVRSEGLTRGLPVDAMERFFALGFSLEQMRQNLNDLKRCHDNWCTSEEASEKIVADAAPKSAA